The following are encoded together in the Mustelus asterias unplaced genomic scaffold, sMusAst1.hap1.1 HAP1_SCAFFOLD_794, whole genome shotgun sequence genome:
- the LOC144487446 gene encoding uncharacterized protein LOC144487446 isoform X1 — protein sequence MRSSGRCPSAHHFRSYEMSSTKRKRKLGSPKVEECGIWLDTRKLKRSKMEPPSISRLLGPLSRRNYNIDVAVNFTQTRAPQRCVRQTTVSSFFLPTSTGKLTKPSRTSSLGAASADSGRSVIGRELCDSQTQLAIETDFRSDALGSNTLVNQQERSPASLECGSSEERELLCGAARGNTTRTLNGQSSQVIEQRQHLYLRGGASANIVARELVSARGSADESTASAGVPNVPPDNLTQPDFSQDSQGNRVISHRKATGSPPPAADEGAPAAGGDSDSWLPAGSVALCTQGFEAGLCAPLASTPRTANQERGLWKSQVPAAAPSPRKLNSVRGRGSSAGNKENVFACPAHLSPASSKGPPGSQGTTPLLCRQNSPHAAGAPAFKRPCGDRNTLSLLFSQDSQGNRVISHRHPDSRRGVALPDSWNLPLPCCPNIPNGDKGCGVPPNVKLSHSDLAGSEHEDTPCPRADSLFTQDSEGYVVIKHH from the exons TTTCGATCCTACGAAATGTCATCGACGAAACGCAAGAGGAAATTGGGAAGCCCGAAGGTGGAGGAATGCGGGATTTGGTTAGACACAAGGAAGCTAAAGAGGAGCAAAATGGAG CCCCCTTCCATTTCTAGACTGCTGGGCCCTCTATCCAGAAGGAACTACAACATTGACGTGGCTGTAAATTTCACACAGACGAGGGCTCCCCAGCGGTGCGTCAGACAGACGACCGTCTCTTCCTTCTTCCTTCCAACGTCCACAG GTAAACTTACAAAACCGTCACGTACATCGAGCCTGGGCGCTGCCTCAGCAGATTCTGGTCGTAGTGTCATTGGGAGGGAGCTGTGTGATAGTCAGACCCAGCTGGCCATTGAGACTGATTTCCGCAGCGATGCCCTTGGTTCTAACACTCTTGTAAACCAGCAGGAGAGGTCGCCAGCCAGTTTGGAATGTGGTAGCTCGGAAGAGAGGGAACTTCTCTGTGGGGCAGCACGGGGCAACACGACCCGAACTCTGAATGGTCAGAGTTCCCAGGTCATCGAGCAAAGGCAGCATCTCTATCTCAGAGGCGGCGCCAGCGCCAATATTGTGGCGCGCGAGCTGGTATCTGCACGGGGTAGTGCGGACGAATCGACTGCCTCTGCTGGCGTTCCGAATGTCCCCCCCGACAACTTAACCCAGCCGGATTTCAGTCAGGATTCGCAAGGGAACCGTGTCATCTCGCACAGGAAGGCGACGGGGTCTCCTCCTCCTGCGGCGGACGAGGGGGCTCCTGCCGCGGGAGGGGATTCAGACAGCTGGCTGCCTGCCGGGTCGGTGGCTCTGTGCACGCAGGGTTTCGAAGCAGGGCTGTGTGCCCCCCTGGCCTCCACGCCGCGAACCGCAAAccaggaaagggggctgtggaaAAGCCAGGTGCCGGCGGCAGCGCCTTCGCCCAGGAAACTCAACTCGGTACGGGGCAGAGGTTCCTCCGCAGGGAACAAGGAAAATGTCTTTGCGTGCCCGGCACACCTGAGCCCAGCCTCGTCGAAAGGACCTCCGGGGTCACAAGGAACCACGCCGCTCCTGTGTCGTCAGAATTCCCCCCACGCTGCCGGAGCGCCGGCTTTTAAACGGCCTTGCGGCGACCGGAACACGTTGTCGCTTTTATTCAGCCAGGACTCGCAGGGAAACAGGGTTATCTCGCACCGGCACCCAGACAGCAGGCGGGGGGTGGCCCTCCCCGACAGCTGGAACCTTCCATTGCCTTGCTGTCCCAATATCCCGAATGGGGACAAAGGCTGCGGTGTGCCTCCAAATGTGAAGCTGTCTCATTCGGACCTTGCGGGGTCCGAACATGAAGACACGCCCTGTCCGCGAGCAGATTCACTGTTTACACAAGATTCCGAAGGCTATGTGGTAATCAAACACCATTAA
- the LOC144487446 gene encoding uncharacterized protein LOC144487446 isoform X2, which yields MKRRPGAGKGFRSYEMSSTKRKRKLGSPKVEECGIWLDTRKLKRSKMEPPSISRLLGPLSRRNYNIDVAVNFTQTRAPQRCVRQTTVSSFFLPTSTGKLTKPSRTSSLGAASADSGRSVIGRELCDSQTQLAIETDFRSDALGSNTLVNQQERSPASLECGSSEERELLCGAARGNTTRTLNGQSSQVIEQRQHLYLRGGASANIVARELVSARGSADESTASAGVPNVPPDNLTQPDFSQDSQGNRVISHRKATGSPPPAADEGAPAAGGDSDSWLPAGSVALCTQGFEAGLCAPLASTPRTANQERGLWKSQVPAAAPSPRKLNSVRGRGSSAGNKENVFACPAHLSPASSKGPPGSQGTTPLLCRQNSPHAAGAPAFKRPCGDRNTLSLLFSQDSQGNRVISHRHPDSRRGVALPDSWNLPLPCCPNIPNGDKGCGVPPNVKLSHSDLAGSEHEDTPCPRADSLFTQDSEGYVVIKHH from the exons TTTCGATCCTACGAAATGTCATCGACGAAACGCAAGAGGAAATTGGGAAGCCCGAAGGTGGAGGAATGCGGGATTTGGTTAGACACAAGGAAGCTAAAGAGGAGCAAAATGGAG CCCCCTTCCATTTCTAGACTGCTGGGCCCTCTATCCAGAAGGAACTACAACATTGACGTGGCTGTAAATTTCACACAGACGAGGGCTCCCCAGCGGTGCGTCAGACAGACGACCGTCTCTTCCTTCTTCCTTCCAACGTCCACAG GTAAACTTACAAAACCGTCACGTACATCGAGCCTGGGCGCTGCCTCAGCAGATTCTGGTCGTAGTGTCATTGGGAGGGAGCTGTGTGATAGTCAGACCCAGCTGGCCATTGAGACTGATTTCCGCAGCGATGCCCTTGGTTCTAACACTCTTGTAAACCAGCAGGAGAGGTCGCCAGCCAGTTTGGAATGTGGTAGCTCGGAAGAGAGGGAACTTCTCTGTGGGGCAGCACGGGGCAACACGACCCGAACTCTGAATGGTCAGAGTTCCCAGGTCATCGAGCAAAGGCAGCATCTCTATCTCAGAGGCGGCGCCAGCGCCAATATTGTGGCGCGCGAGCTGGTATCTGCACGGGGTAGTGCGGACGAATCGACTGCCTCTGCTGGCGTTCCGAATGTCCCCCCCGACAACTTAACCCAGCCGGATTTCAGTCAGGATTCGCAAGGGAACCGTGTCATCTCGCACAGGAAGGCGACGGGGTCTCCTCCTCCTGCGGCGGACGAGGGGGCTCCTGCCGCGGGAGGGGATTCAGACAGCTGGCTGCCTGCCGGGTCGGTGGCTCTGTGCACGCAGGGTTTCGAAGCAGGGCTGTGTGCCCCCCTGGCCTCCACGCCGCGAACCGCAAAccaggaaagggggctgtggaaAAGCCAGGTGCCGGCGGCAGCGCCTTCGCCCAGGAAACTCAACTCGGTACGGGGCAGAGGTTCCTCCGCAGGGAACAAGGAAAATGTCTTTGCGTGCCCGGCACACCTGAGCCCAGCCTCGTCGAAAGGACCTCCGGGGTCACAAGGAACCACGCCGCTCCTGTGTCGTCAGAATTCCCCCCACGCTGCCGGAGCGCCGGCTTTTAAACGGCCTTGCGGCGACCGGAACACGTTGTCGCTTTTATTCAGCCAGGACTCGCAGGGAAACAGGGTTATCTCGCACCGGCACCCAGACAGCAGGCGGGGGGTGGCCCTCCCCGACAGCTGGAACCTTCCATTGCCTTGCTGTCCCAATATCCCGAATGGGGACAAAGGCTGCGGTGTGCCTCCAAATGTGAAGCTGTCTCATTCGGACCTTGCGGGGTCCGAACATGAAGACACGCCCTGTCCGCGAGCAGATTCACTGTTTACACAAGATTCCGAAGGCTATGTGGTAATCAAACACCATTAA